The proteins below come from a single Pristiophorus japonicus isolate sPriJap1 chromosome 26, sPriJap1.hap1, whole genome shotgun sequence genomic window:
- the LOC139239031 gene encoding putative transcription factor Ovo-like 1: MLTRHLKCHSAVKKHVCRFCGKGFNDTFDLKRHMRTHTGIRPYKCELCEKAFTQRCSLESHLKKIHSVQQNYTYRERRSKIFVCEDCGFTSNQVDAYFLHIRDCHPTSPLLRKYLRRQSASLQNRLSTLPFPRCV, translated from the exons ATGCTGACCCGTCACCTGAAGTGTCACAGCGCGGTGAAGAAACACGTCTGCAGGTTCTGCGGGAAAGGCTTCAACGACACTTTCGATCTGAAGAGGCACATGCGAACGCACACAG GTATTCGACCCTACAAGTGTGAGCTGTGCGAGAAGGCGTTCACACAGCGGTGCTCGCTGGAATCTCACCTGAAGAAGATTCACAGCGTGCAACAGAACTACACCTACCGGGAACGGCGTTCCAAGATCTTCGTCTGCGAGGACTGTGGTTTTACCTCCAATCAAGTGGACGCGTACTTCCTCCACATCAGGGACTGCCACCCCACCAGCCCTTTACTGCGCAAATACCTGCGGAGGCAAAGTGCCTCGCTCCAGAACAGATTGAGCACGCTGCCCTTTCCTCGTTGTGTGTAA